A part of Sander vitreus isolate 19-12246 chromosome 8, sanVit1, whole genome shotgun sequence genomic DNA contains:
- the LOC144521815 gene encoding E3 ubiquitin-protein ligase TRIM39-like encodes MSAASCLLTEDQFLCSICLDVFTDPVSTPCGHNFCKNCITQHWNINVPNQCPNCKEVFYTRPELRVNTFISEMAAQFRQSAQPKFIISSLEQGSKPREVPCDVCTGTKLMALKSCLVCLVSYCETHLEPHLTMSGLKRHQLIDPVKNLEGRMCTKHDKLLELFCKTDQMCVCMLCTISDHVLHDVVHLKEEYEEKKAKLGKTEAEIQQMIQKRQLKIQEIKHSVELSEEDADREILDGVQVFTALKESVERSQAELIDTIKEKQRKKEKQAEGFIIELEQEISELKKRSTEVEQLSQSEDHFHVLQSFAFLNTVPPTKDWTEVKVHPPIKGTVVRAVNQLEETLSKQMIKLLAEAELKRFQRSAVDVTLNPDTAHPKLILSDDGKQVKHDDVKKNLSDNPERFDTGPNVLAKQSFSSGRFYYEVQVKGKTHWYLGVARESINRKGSITPSPQIGYWLICLSNANEYKSCADHVICLSLKSRPEKVGVFVDYEEGLVSFYDVNAAALIYSFTGCFFTEKLYPLFCPCNNYGGKNSAPLIISPVNHTE; translated from the coding sequence ATGTCTGCTGCCAGCTGTCTGCTGACTGAAGATCAGTTTCTGTGCTCCATCTGTCTGGATGTGTTCACCGATCCAGTCAGCACACCATGTGGACACAACTTCTGTAAAAACTGCATCACTCAACACTGGAATATTAATGTCCCCAATCAGTGTCCTAACTGTAAAGAGGTTTTCTACACCAGACCTGAGCTACGGGTCAATACTTTCATCTCTGAGATGGCTGCTCAGTTCAGACAGTCAGCTCAACCAAAATTCATCATCAGCAGTTTAGAGCAAGGGTCCAAACCACGAGAAGTTCCCTGTGACGTCTGCACTGGAACCAAACTGATGGCCCTGAAGTCCTGCCTGGTGTGTCTGGTCTCCTACTGTGAGACTCACCTGGAGCCTCATCTGACAATGTCAGGTCTGAAAAGACATCAGCTGATCGACCCTGTGAAGAACCTGGAAGGCAGGATGTGTACGAAGCACGATAAACTGCTGGAGCTGTTCTGTAAGACCGACcaaatgtgtgtctgcatgctctGCACCATTTCAGACCACGTGCTACATGATGTTGTTCATTTGAAAGAAGAATATGAAGAAAAGAAGGCCAAGCTGGGGAAGACAGAGGCTGAAATTCAgcagatgatccagaagagacaACTGAAGATTCAAGAGATCAAACACTCAGTGGAGCTCAGTGAGGAAgatgcagacagagagatattAGATGGTGTTCAGGTCTTCACCGCTCTAAAGGAGTCTGTTGAGAGAAGCCAGGCTGAGCTCATCGACACGatcaaagagaagcagagaaagaaagagaaacaggcTGAAGGTTTCATCATTGAGCTAGAACAggaaatctcagagctgaagaAGAGAAGCACTGAGGTGGAGCAGCTCTCACAGTCTGAAGACCACTTCCACGTCCTCCAGAGCTTTGCCTTCCTCAACACTGTTCCACCCACGAAGGACTGGACAGAAGTCAAAGTCCATCCACCAATTAAGGGAACTGTGGTGAGAGCTGTGAATCAGCTGGAGGAGACGCTCAGTAAACAGATGATAAAGCTGCTCGCCGAGGCCGAGCTGAAGAGGTTCCAGCGGTCTGCAGTGGATGTGACACTCAACCCTGATACAGCACATCCCAAACTCATCTTGTCTGATGATGGAAAACAAGTTAAACATGATGATGTAAAGAAGAATCTCTCAGACAATCCAGAGAGATTTGATACTGGCCCAAATGTTTTAGCAAAGCAGAGTTTCTCTTCAGGAAGATTTTATTACGAGGTTCAGGTTAAAGGGAAGACTCACTGGTATTTGGGAGTGGCCAGAGAGTCGATCAACAGGAAAGGAAGCATCACACCAAGCCCTCAGATTGGCTACTGGTTAATATGTTTGAGTAATGCAAACGAGTACAAATCTTGTGCTGACCATgtaatctgtctctctctgaagtCTCGGCCTGAGAAGGTAGGGGTGTTTGTGGAttatgaggagggtctggtctcCTTTTATGACGTTAATGCTGCAGCTCTTATTTACTCCTTTACTGGCTGCTTCTTCACTGAGAAACTCTACCCACTCTTTTGTCCTTGTAATAACTATGGTGGTAAAAACTCTGCCCCTCTGATCATCTCTCCTGTCAATCATACTGAGTAG
- the LOC144521814 gene encoding E3 ubiquitin-protein ligase TRIM39-like, translating to MSAASCLLTEDRFLCSICLDVFTDPVAIPCGHNFCKTCITQHWDSNVRCQCPNCKKVFNTRPELRVNTLISEMAAQFRQSAQQKASSSSSEQQVSKPGEVPCDVCTGTKLKALKSCLVCLASYCETHLEPHMTRSGLKRHQLIDPVKNLEGRMCTKHDKLLELFCKTDQMCVCMLCTVSDHKTHDVVPLTEEYEVKKAVLGKTEAEIQQMIQKRRLKIQEIKHSVELSDKDADREILDGVQVFTALKESVERSQAELIDTIKKKQRKTKKQAEGFIKELEQEISELKKRSTELEQLSQSEDHLHLLQSFSSLNAAPSTKNWTNISIRPLKYDGMVARAVYQLEETLDKLMKKLFEAELKRVQRYAVDVTLDPDIVHPKPTQSNDRQQVNQGTECRCVLSKQAFTSGRFYFQVHFKKWSDWTLGVARKLTNMKEETILSPSNGYWTVCHKWKMLGTSRYYAPAGPSVHLSLKTKPEKVGVFVDYEEGLVSFYDVDAAALIYSFTGCSFTDKLYPFFSPCPNDGIKIHSPSENCVLQ from the coding sequence ATGTCTGCTGCCAGCTGTCTGCTGACTGAAGATCGGTTTCTATGCTCCATCTGTCTGGATGTGTTCACTGATCCAGTCGCCATACCATGTGGACACAACTTCTGTAAAACCTGCATCACTCAACACTGGGATAGTAATGTCCGGTGTCAGTGTCCCAACTGTAAAAAGGTTTTCAACACCAGACCTGAGCTGCGGGTCAATACTTTGATCTCTGAGATGGCTGCTCAGTTCAGACAGTCAGCTCAACAgaaagccagcagcagcagctcagagcAACAAGTGTCCAAACCAGGAGAAGTTCCCTGTGACGTCTGCACTGGAACCAAACTGAAGGCCCTGAAGTCCTGCCTGGTGTGTCTGGCCTCCTACTGTGAGACTCACCTGGAGCCTCATATGACAAGGTCAGGCCTGAAAAGACATCAGCTGATCGACCCTGTGAAGAACCTGGAAGGCAGGATGTGTACGAAGCACGATAAACTGCTGGAGCTGTTCTGCAAGACCGACcaaatgtgtgtctgcatgctctGCACTGTTTCAGACCACAAGACACATGACGTTGTTCCTCTGACAGAAGAATATGAAGTTAAGAAAGCAGTGCTGGGGAAGACAGAGGCTGAAATTCAgcagatgatccagaagagacgACTGAAGATTCAGGAGATCAAACACTCAGTGGAGCTCAGTGATAAAgatgcagacagagagatattAGATGGTGTTCAGGTCTTCACTGCTCTGAAGGAGTCTGTTGAGAGAAGCCAGGCCGAGCTCATCGACACGATCAAAAAGaagcagagaaagacaaagaaacaggCTGAAGGCTTCATCAAAGAGCTGGAACAAGAAATCTCAGAGTTGAAGAAGAGAAGCACTGAGCTTGAGCAGCTCTCACAGTCTGAAgaccacctccacctcctccagagcTTCTCGTCCCTTAACGCCGCTCCATCCACCAAGAACTGGACAAACATCAGCATCCGTCCACTTAAATACGATGGGATGGTGGCGAGAGCTGTGTATCAGCTGGAGGAGACGCTCGATAAACTGATGAAGAAGCTTTTTGAGGCCGAGCTGAAGAGGGTCCAGCGGTATGCAGTGGATGTGACACTTGATCCTGATATAGTACATCCCAAACCCACCCAGTCTAATGATAGACAACAGGTAAATCAGGGTACAGAGTGTAGATGTGTCTTATCAAAGCAGGCTTTCACTTCAGGAAGGTTTTATTTCCAGGTTCATTTTAAGAAGTGGTCAGATTGGACTTTAGGAGTGGCCAGGAAGTTGACCAACATGAAGGAAGAAACCATACTGAGCCCGTCAAATGGTTACTGGACTGTATGTCATAAGTGGAAAATGTTGGGTACCAGTAGGTACTATGCTCCTGCTGGCCCTTCAGTCCATCTCTCTCTGAAGACAAAACCTGAGAAAGTGGGGGTGTTTGTGGAttatgaggagggtctggtctcATTTTATGACGTTGATGCTGCAGCTCTTATCTATTCCTTTACTGGCTGCTCTTTCACTGATAAACTCTACCCATTCTTTAGTCCCTGCCCGAATGATGGTATTAAAATACACAGCCCTAGTGAGAATTGTGTATTACAATGA